GCGAGGGTTGCATTGTAGTCCGGCTTGCTATCAGAACTTGTAGTTGGCGCCGAACTGGTAAGTGCGGCCGTACACGACGCGACGGGTAATCGAATCCGGATTATCCGTGTACTCCTGGTATGGCGCGTTGTTCCAGTTGTTCGCCTGGGCGAACACCGACAGGCCCTTGGCGAAGCCCGACTGGATCTCGTACGAGACCTGGAAGTCGACGATGGTCTCGCCCTTGACGAAGGTGTACTGCAGCGTGTCCGAGAAGTCCGGCGACTGGCCCAGGAAGTCCGAACGCTTGCGCGCCGCGGCGGCGATCTGGAAGCCGTTCTTTTCGTAGTACAGGCGCAGATTGCTGACCTTGCGCGACAGGCCCGGCAGCGGAATCGACTGCGCCGCGGTCTGCACGTTGCCGAAGCCCAGCGCCGGGATGTCGATCGCGGAACTGGTGTACGAGTGGTTGGCCAGCACGCCGAAGCCATCCAGCCACGAATGCACCATGTTCAGCGGGACGTTCACCGCCAGCTCGTAACCGCGGATGCGGCCGCCTTCGCCGTTTTCAGGACGGTTCAGCACGCCGATGGTCGAGCCTTCGAACGTGCCCGAAGTCGGCAGCGGCGTGGTCGACGTGACCCATGGCGCGAAGTCGTATTCCGACGGCGTGCGCAGGATGAAGCTGTCGAGCTTCTTGTAGAAGCCGGCCACGCTGACATAACCCTTCTTGGCGAAGTATTTTTCGTACGACAGGTCGAACGATTTCGCTTCGAACGGCTTCAGGAGCGGGTTGCCGCCGCCGCCGCTGATGAACGGGTTGGCGACGCTGGTGTTCACGCCGAAGCCGATGCCGCCGCGCAGGTCGTCCAGGCTCGGACGCGACAGCACCTTGGCCACGCCCATGCGCAGCACCTGGTCGTTGTTCAGGTCGAACGACAGGTTCAGGCTCGGCAGCACGTTCCAGTAATCGGCGGTGTCTTCCGCGCGCACCACCGGGCACGAGGCCGCCGTCTCGCCGGTGCAGTTGCCGCTGTTGTAGCCGCCGCCGGTCTGCTTGGTGTGCACGAACTGGGTGCCCACGTTGCCGCGGTAATCGAAGCCGAACAGCTGGCCGTTCAGGTCGCCCATCACGTAGGCGGTCTGCACGGTTTCCTTGACGTCCCACAGCTTGGTCAGGATGTCGGCATTGACCTTCTCGGCCAGTTCGTACACGGTGCCCAGCGAACCGAGCGGGTTCCAGGATGCGACCGGGATGCCGGTGGTGCCGGCCGTGTTCGGGGTGCTGTCCGGCATCGGCACGGCGCCGTACAGGTCGCCGCCGACGATCATCAGGCGGCCTTCTTCGCCGGTGCGGCGTTTTTCGCGGTCGGTGAAGTTGTAGCCGAACTGGAGGGCCGATACCGGACCCCACTCAGTGTCGCGCTTGGCGTTCAGGCGGATCGCCTTGAGCGTGTCCGCGATATGGGGCTGGGCCAGGTAGCCGGCCTGCGCCAGCGGCTCGGCCGCGGTGCCCGACCAGCCGTTCACGTCGGTCAGGCGGGCGATGTTCGGATCCGAATAATCCAGGCCGGTGCGGTAGGCGACATCGGCGTAGTTCAGGCCATTGAAGCCGGTCCACGAGATGGTGTCCAGGTTGGTGGCGTTGCCCGGCAGGCCGGCGGTGGTTTCGTAGCGCGAGCTCAGCTTGGTCGCCTTGGACCAGGTGATGTCGGCGCTGGTATCCCACTCGCCCAGTTTCAGCTCGTTCTTCCAGCCGACCGTCTTCAGGTCGTCCTCGGCCGCTTCGATGTGGTTGCGGATGACGGCCTTGTAGTTGGTCAGGGTGCCGCTGGTGGCGATGCCGTTCGATACGGTGACGTCCTGCAGCACGCCGACCGGGTCATAGCGGCCCGATTCGTTGTTGCCGATCGCACCTTCCAGGCCGGTACGCTTGAAGCCCGTTTCGCCGGCCGAATAGAACAGGTCGACGGTGGAGCGGAAGTTGCGGTTCGGACGCCATTGCAGCGAGGCGAAGGCGCCGTCGCGGTTGTGGTAGCCGGTCTCGGTGTCGGCGGTGAAGCCGGTCGGTACGCGCACGTTCTGGCCGTTGTACGGCAGTTCGGCCGTGTTGCCGCCCCATGCGTCGAACTTGCGCTGTTCGCCGCCGGTCTCGTCGTACGAGGTCAGGCCGACCGCGAGGCCGA
This portion of the Telluria beijingensis genome encodes:
- a CDS encoding TonB-dependent receptor; this encodes MKATATRRAGKSARTAFPLNPFAAGCAVLLSALAGQAFAQASGSAEQTAVAPNTPTAAATSEVIATPAAAPTPNVSTVTVTGIRQGIEAAISVKRNSNSIVEAISAEDIGKLPDSSVAESIARLPGVTAQRSRGSGRASEISVRGLSPSFNGTLLNGREMASTGNARNPEFDLFPSELMGGVVIYKTPDASVIGSGLAATIDLKTVQPLDFGKRVVAVNYKKSRLGVRTNEEGDGDRFSLSYIDQFANRTIGLAVGLTSYDETGGEQRKFDAWGGNTAELPYNGQNVRVPTGFTADTETGYHNRDGAFASLQWRPNRNFRSTVDLFYSAGETGFKRTGLEGAIGNNESGRYDPVGVLQDVTVSNGIATSGTLTNYKAVIRNHIEAAEDDLKTVGWKNELKLGEWDTSADITWSKATKLSSRYETTAGLPGNATNLDTISWTGFNGLNYADVAYRTGLDYSDPNIARLTDVNGWSGTAAEPLAQAGYLAQPHIADTLKAIRLNAKRDTEWGPVSALQFGYNFTDREKRRTGEEGRLMIVGGDLYGAVPMPDSTPNTAGTTGIPVASWNPLGSLGTVYELAEKVNADILTKLWDVKETVQTAYVMGDLNGQLFGFDYRGNVGTQFVHTKQTGGGYNSGNCTGETAASCPVVRAEDTADYWNVLPSLNLSFDLNNDQVLRMGVAKVLSRPSLDDLRGGIGFGVNTSVANPFISGGGGNPLLKPFEAKSFDLSYEKYFAKKGYVSVAGFYKKLDSFILRTPSEYDFAPWVTSTTPLPTSGTFEGSTIGVLNRPENGEGGRIRGYELAVNVPLNMVHSWLDGFGVLANHSYTSSAIDIPALGFGNVQTAAQSIPLPGLSRKVSNLRLYYEKNGFQIAAAARKRSDFLGQSPDFSDTLQYTFVKGETIVDFQVSYEIQSGFAKGLSVFAQANNWNNAPYQEYTDNPDSITRRVVYGRTYQFGANYKF